One segment of Acidianus sp. HS-5 DNA contains the following:
- a CDS encoding GHMP kinase, translating to MLEIMVPLSISGVWYPVFSNNLENSGSVGLTMVLEPYSRVLIRRGDAEIIFNGKKINFPNLDFLKNKLGYLRLEIENSAPLGFGYGLSGSISLAYALGASEIFGINEKESVKIAHESEVISKNGLGDVISQYVGGGLVYRKTPGINGEIKTIKLDWRKVCSKPIEKLSTTSLLKNSENALSYIQDFLKEKTIDKFFEVSKKFTEELGFYSPYKKSFRKKGIIVRLDECEEEWIIHKPAMKGAYVV from the coding sequence ATGTTAGAAATTATGGTACCGTTAAGTATTTCTGGAGTATGGTATCCAGTTTTTTCAAATAATTTAGAAAATTCGGGTTCTGTAGGCTTAACCATGGTGCTCGAACCTTATTCTAGGGTATTAATAAGAAGAGGGGACGCAGAAATTATATTCAACGGAAAGAAGATTAATTTTCCAAACCTGGATTTCCTTAAAAATAAGTTAGGATATTTACGTTTGGAGATAGAAAATAGTGCTCCTCTAGGTTTCGGATACGGATTAAGTGGAAGCATAAGTTTAGCTTATGCTTTAGGAGCTTCAGAAATATTTGGAATAAATGAGAAAGAATCAGTAAAGATTGCTCATGAAAGTGAAGTTATAAGCAAAAATGGTCTTGGAGATGTGATTTCGCAATATGTTGGTGGAGGATTAGTTTATAGAAAAACGCCAGGCATTAACGGTGAGATTAAGACAATAAAACTTGATTGGAGAAAAGTATGCAGTAAGCCCATAGAAAAGTTATCTACTACTTCGTTATTAAAAAACTCCGAAAATGCATTATCATATATTCAAGATTTTTTAAAGGAAAAAACTATAGATAAATTCTTCGAAGTCTCAAAAAAGTTTACTGAAGAATTAGGATTTTATTCTCCATATAAAAAATCATTTAGGAAGAAAGGTATAATAGTTAGACTTGACGAATGTGAAGAAGAATGGATAATACACAAACCGGCGATGAAAGGAGCATACGTAGTTTGA
- a CDS encoding 4-phosphopantoate--beta-alanine ligase, whose product MDNTQTGDERSIRSLIPFNHPRRESLLIREKLVKALENNILAPQGLIAHGRGECFDYLLGEKTQEFAEKSINAAAALLLLAKYPVISVNGNMAALTAKDLVDLAEEINCKMEINLFYRDEKRIKAIKEVLEKAGAKEVLGDDDLITIPELFSERRRVSRKGIYIADVILLGLEDGDRTEALVKMDKKVIAIDLNPLSRTSMTASITIVDNITRSIPLLAKRVKELKTKDKREWEKIINNFDNKRNLAEAIKFISQRLENLSADLISRPQ is encoded by the coding sequence ATGGATAATACACAAACCGGCGATGAAAGGAGCATACGTAGTTTGATACCTTTCAACCATCCGAGAAGAGAATCCCTCTTAATTAGAGAAAAACTAGTTAAGGCGCTTGAAAATAACATTCTAGCACCACAAGGTTTAATTGCCCACGGAAGAGGAGAATGTTTTGACTATCTTTTAGGTGAGAAAACTCAAGAATTTGCAGAAAAATCAATAAACGCCGCCGCAGCATTACTTCTGCTTGCTAAATATCCTGTTATTTCAGTTAATGGAAATATGGCAGCACTTACTGCTAAGGATTTAGTTGACTTGGCAGAAGAGATCAATTGTAAAATGGAAATTAATCTATTTTATAGAGATGAAAAAAGAATAAAGGCTATAAAAGAAGTTTTAGAGAAAGCAGGAGCTAAAGAGGTTCTGGGTGATGATGATCTAATTACTATTCCAGAGCTCTTTAGTGAGAGAAGAAGAGTGAGTAGAAAAGGAATTTATATAGCCGACGTCATATTACTTGGCTTAGAAGATGGAGATAGAACAGAAGCCTTAGTAAAAATGGATAAGAAAGTAATAGCAATAGATCTAAATCCTTTATCCAGAACTTCAATGACTGCTTCAATTACTATCGTTGATAACATTACTAGAAGTATTCCTCTTTTAGCAAAAAGAGTAAAAGAGCTCAAAACTAAGGATAAAAGAGAATGGGAGAAGATTATCAATAATTTCGATAACAAGAGAAATTTAGCTGAAGCAATTAAGTTTATTTCGCAAAGACTTGAGAATCTTTCTGCAGACCTAATATCTCGTCCTCAGTAA